TCGCGCCGCGGCGGTTGCTCGCGGTCATCACCCATGGGCAGACATTACCGCCCTGGGCGAAACAGCGCGGGTACTCAGTGAATTCGTTCGGCCTGCTGGTCCGTGACGGCACCGAGCGCGGCACGCAGCCGGTCGGGGACCGGGCGCTTGGTCCAGTCCGTGCCGGAGACGACGACGTAGACGTTGCTGCCCCGCACCGCGACGCGTTCGGGCGTGGTGTCGTTCGAGCTGAACACGGTGAAGCCGAGGGTGAAGCTCGTGGTCCCGATGCGTTCGCACGTCACCGCGACGCGCACCTTGTCGCGCCACCGCACGGGGGCAGCGAAGTCGATCTCGCTGTGCACGACCTGGATGTCCAGGCCGGAGGCGATCAGCCCCGGGTACGTCACGTCGAGGTGGTCCAGCAGTCCGGTGCACGCCTCGTCGAACCAGGTCAGGTAGTGCGCGTTGAACACCACACCCTGCTGGTCGACCTCGCCGTAGCGCGGGACGATCGGGAAGTTGAACCCGCTCACCTGAACCGCCTTGCCGTGTGTTGGACCTCCGAGCCGTGCGCAAGCCCAGGGTAGCGGTCGGCCCCAGGCCCAGTGACGGCCCATGACGGCGCTGAACGGCGCTGACGGCGCCGAGGCCGGCCGCTTTGTGCGATCCGGACGCGACAGGCAAGACTGGTCGACGTGGACCTGGTGACCATCGACGACATCTCCGACGCGGCCCGCCGCATCGCCTCCGACATCGTGCGCACCCCGCTGCTGGCCGCAGGCTGGGGTGATCCGCGCCGACCGCTGTGGCTCAAGGCGGAGAATCTGCAGCCGATCGGCGCGTTCAAGATTCGCGGCGCGTTCAACGCCCTGGGCCGCCTCGACCCGGACACCAGAGCCCGAGGCGTGGTGGCCTATTCGAGCGGTAACCACGCCCAGGCCGTCGCGTACGCGGCCGCAGCCTACGGCGTGGCCGCCCACATCGTGATGCCGGAGGAGACGCCGGCCGTCAAGGTCGAGGCGACCCGCGGCCACGGTGCGCATGTCGTGTTGTGCGGCCCGGGGGAGCGGGAACGGACCGCCGCCGAACTGGTCGAGCAGACCGGCGCGGTGCTGATCCCGCCGTTCGACCATCCCGACATCATCGCGGGCCAGGGCACGATCGGCATCGAGATCGCCGAGGACCTCCACGATCTCGCGGCCGTGCTGATCCCGGTCAGCGGCGGTGGGCTGGCCTCCGGGATCGGGACCGCGATCCGCGCGCTGCGTCCCGACGCCAGGATCTATGCGGTGGAACCTGAACTCGCCGCCGACACCGCCGAGTCGCTCGCCCGGGGCAGCATCGTGGAATGGCCTGTGGCCAAACGGAACCGGACCATCGCCGACGGTCTGCGCTCAACTCCCTCTGAGCTCACCTTCGCCCATCTGCGCCGGGTCGTCGATGACGTCATCACCGTCAGTGAAGACGAGATCCGCTCGGCGGTAAGGGAACTGGCGTTGCGTGCACATCTCGTCGCCGAGCCCAGCGGTGCCGTCGCACTCGCCGGCTACCACAAGGCCGCACTGCCCGATGGGCCCGCGGTGGCCATCGTGTCGGGCGGCAACATCGAGCCCTCGCAGTTGGCAGGCATCCTCGCCGGATAGTCGGCGCCCGCGGTCGGCAAGCCCGATCACCGTTTCGCCGGCGGGTGCCGGGCGCGCCCGGGTGCGGTGCGCAGAATGACCCGGGCCCCTGGGCAAACCGGAAGTCCGCTGTGTCCAGGGTGTTCTGTGGCACAGCACATTTCGCGCAGGTCGGCGCGGATACCGGGTGCGCGTGTGGTGTGCGGCACAGGTAAGGTCGGCTCGGAACAGGTGGACGTCGGCCACGCTCGGCGGGTCCGGCCGGATTCGTCATCGGACCGGCCGGGACCGGGTGGCCACTGCTCCGAGGGGGTGTGGGTGGACGCGGTGATTGGCGTCTCGGTGACGCCGTCCACCGTCGGCATGGTGCTGGTCGAGGGGGATTCGGCCGCCGATTTCGAGGCCGTGAACCTCGATCTCGAACTGTTCGACGTTGCAGGTCTGGACCTGAGCCGGGCCCGCGCCGCCCGCGAGGAGATCATCGCGACGGTCGCCCGTGCGGAGAACGTGGCTGCCGACAACGGCACACGGTTGCGGTCGATCGGCGTGACGTGGAGCGACGGCGCGGACGATCAGGCCGCCGGACTGGTTGCCGATCTCGACGAGGCCGGCTTCGACAACGTCGTCCATGTGCGGATGCGGCAGGCGACCGACGCACTGGCCAACAGCATTGCCGATGTCGTCGGGTTCGGCACCACCGTGGTGTGTGTCATCGAACCGGAGGGGGCGTTGGCGCTCACCGTCGACCGGCACGATGGCGTGGTCGACACCGCGCGCAGCCGGGCGATCGGAAGCGTGCGCGGGCTCATCGGTTGGCTGCAACGTCTGCTCGGCGCGTCGGACCGTCACACCGAGGCGCTGGTGGTGGTCGGCTCGGCGGTCGACCTCGATGTCGACTTCGACCGGTTGATGCCGAAGTTGCAATCAGCACTTGACATTCCGGTCTTCACACCGGCCGACGGGGATCTGGCACTCGCGCGCGGTGCCGCGCTGGTGGCCGCGCGGCGCGGCCGGTTCATGTTCCCCGACAAGGCCGAACAGCAATCCCGTTGGAACAGTAAGCAGTTAATGCCCGCCGCGATGCTCATCGTCGGCGTGGTGACGTTCGTCGTCTCGCTGTCTCTGGCGATAAGCCAGCATTTCTCGCCGCGGCAGGACGCCGTGGCGCGGCAGACGCGGCCGGTGGCCAACACCTCGGGTCCGCCCGCCGCAGTGCGTCAACTGCCACCGCCGGTACCCGCGGCGCCTCCGCCGCCCGCTCCGGCGCCGGTGGTCGAGGTGTCCCAGGCCGTGCCGTCGGCCATCGAGCCGGACGTCGAGCCGCCGCTGGCAAACGTCGTCGTCGAACCCTCGGTCGAGCAGGCGCTTCCGCAAGCACCTGCCGCACCGCCGCCCGCGCCGCCGGACGCGGGGATGGCGCTCGCACCACCGGTGCTGACGCCGGCGCCGCCGACGAAGAAGCCGTTGCTCACCCGCATCCGCGACCGGTTGCGCGGTGAGCCGGACCTGCCCGACCAGATGGTGGTCGGCGAGCCACCGCCGCCCGCGGAGATCACTCCGATACCACCGCCCGGCGCGCCGCCCGCCCCGCCTGTCCCCGCGGCCGAGCCGGTGCCGCCGGTTCCGGCGGCCGAGCCGGCCCCGGTTGCTCCCGAGCAACCGCCGCCCGCTCCCGAACCCGCCCCGCCCGCTCCCGAACTCGCGCCCCAGGAGCCGATACCGCAGGCTCCCTGAGAATCACGATTAGGCTCGATCGGGTGAACCTGCGCACCTGTTTGCGGATCGGCATCGTGGCAGCGGTGCTCGCGGCCGTGGTCCTGGTCGAATTCTCCACCCGCTCAGGCGTGCTGTGGCGCCTCATCACGTTCACCTATCAGGCGAACCTGCTGGCGGCGGCGTTCTATCTGTGGACCGTCGCCTCGCCGCGCGCCGACGCACGTGCGGGTCTGCGCGGCGGCGTGGTGTTGTACGTGGTCATGGCCGGGGCGATCTGGAATCTGTTTCTCGCCCAGGTGAGTATGGGCTACACACCGGCCAATGTGCTGCTGCATGTCGTCGTGCCGGTGCTCGCCGTCGCGGAGTGGCTGATGGCGCGCGACGTCCAGGGTGTGATCCGGTGGTGGCAACCGTTGACCTGGTTGCTGTATCCCGCTGCCTACGTCGGGTTGGCGTTGCTGGTGCTCAGCGGTGCCGGGCTTCGGGTGCCGTATTGGTTCCTCGATCCCGCCGCCGTCGGGCCGTGGGTGGTGATGACGAACATCGGGCTGCTCGGTGCCGTTTTCGCGGGCTGCGGTTACGCGCTGATGGCGCTCGCCCGGGCGCTGGCCCCCAGGTGCGCCGATATCGGATGAAACGCTTGGGCATTGCGCACCGATGTCCTGTTATGCGAACCTCACCCCGCAGGCTCAGTGCGGCCGGACGCCGTGTCGCCAGGTGTTCACCGGGCATGGTCTCGGCGACAACCTACACTGGAAGAATGCTGAACTCGCTACCGCGCAGATCCGGATCGCCACGAGGTTCGGTCTGGAAACTGTTTGCGGCGATCGGTATCGCTGTCGCGGCCGCCACCGTCCCGGTTAACGTCGCCTCGGCCGCCGTGCGCACCCCGGTCGAGGTTGCCCAGATCGAGCCCGCCGCGGGTGCGGTGGTCGGGGTTGCCCACCCGGTGACCGTCCGGTTCGCCGAGCCGGTCACCGATCGCCGCGGTGCCGAACGCAGCCTGCGGATCTCGTCGACGGACATGTCCTCGGGCCGGTTCAGCTGGCCGGACGCCTCGGTGATGGAGTGGACGCCCGACGAGTTCTGGCCCGCGCACTCGACGATCTCGTTGTCGGTGGGCGGCGTGAAGACCAGTTTCAACACCGGTGCCGAGGTGTTGGGTGTCGCCGACATCGGCGACCACACCTTCACGGTCAGCGTCGACGGCGAGGTGATGCGGGAGATGCCTGCATCGATGGGTAAGCCGAAGTTTCCCACCCCACAGGGAACGTTCACCGCCTTGGCCAAAGAGCCTGTGGTGGTGATGGATTCGCGTACCATCGGCATTCCGCTGAGCGATCCGGAGGGCTACAAGCTCACCGTCAACGACGCCGTCCGGGTGACCTGGGGCGGGGTCTACGTGCACTCCGCGCCGTGGTCGGTCGGCTCGCAGGGCTACGCCAATGTCAGCCACGGCTGCATCAACCTCAGCCCGGACAACGCCGCGTGGTACTACGACATGGTCAGCGTCGGTGACCCGATCATCGTGCAGGCGTGACGTGCAGGGTCCTGGCGGTCGGTGAGGTGGGCACGGTCGCCGGGTCGGGGTAGGTCCCCAGTATCCGGTCGGCCGTCCCGGAACTGGTGACCGTGAACCAGTAGTGCTCGTTCTTGAAGTGGTGCCTGCGGTGGTTGCGCCACACCGCGCGGTACACACCGGATCTGGGTTTGTAGTCGCTGTGGATCAGATAGTGGCACCACTCGTAGCCCAGTCCGAGCGCGGTCAGCAGGGTCAGGAAGGTCAGGCCGAGGCCGGGCCGCGGAAACGCCACCAGCGCAACGGCCGTCGCGACGGGCAGCAGCCACAGCAGGGTGGGCCACGGGATGAAGATCAGCGGTATGTCGCGCGGTGCGCCGTGGTGTCTGCGGTGGTCCCTGGCCAGCCTGGTGTCCACCACCACGGGCCCGAATCGCCTTGGCCGCCAGTGCAGTATCGCCACGTGGATGATCCACTCCACCAGCGGGAAGACCCCGACCATCACCAGTGGCACCAGCGCGTCGGTGCTGCGCCAGTCGCCGACGATCATCCGCGCGGTGGCCGCACCTGCCAGCGTCGTGCCGATCATCCAGGGCGAGGGGTGTCTGACGAATTCCCGTGCCGCGTCGGCGAGCGTGAACTCCCGGCGTGTCATCGTTTGTCCTCCAACGCATCCAACGCATCCAGGGCGGACAGCAGGGCGTGGGTGGCAGGTTCGAGCAGGTCCTGCGCGGCGCGGCGGGCACCGTCGGGGTCGCCGTCGGAGATGGCGCGGGTGATGGCGCGGTAGGCGTCGGGGTGGGCGACCTCCTCGGCCATCACGGTGGCGAGCGCGGGCAGAACCGGTTCGTAGGTCTCGCGCAGGGTGTTGAACATCAACCGGAACGCGATCGAGTCGGCCCCGTCGACGACGTGGTCCCAGAACGTCATCGCGTGACGCTGTCGCTCGATCGGATCCGATTGGGCTTGCAGCCGGTCCACCAGGTCGGTGAGTTGCCCGACGAGGTCCGGTTGACGGCGTACGGCCGCGAGTTCGGCGACCTTGGGCCCGTTGTGCAGCCGGGTTTCCAGGATGCTGCGCACCACGGACGTGTCGAGTTCGCCTGCGCGGAACAGCAGTCGGGGCAGCAGGTCCATACCGGCGTGCCGCCGGAAGTCGCGCACCGTGGTCGCATCGCCCTGGCGGACCTCGACCAGCCCCGCTGCGGTGAGGCGTTTGATCGCCTCACGCACCGCGGGCCGGGAGACCCCGAGCACCTCGGCGAGCCTGCGTTCGCTCGGCAGTGGTTCGCCGGGCCGCATCTCGCCGGTCAGCACCTCGGAAACGATCTGTTCGAACACGTCCTCGGGTACCGAGCGGCGATTCACCGGTTGCAGGGCCATGGATGCCATGCTGCCCGGTAGCGGTCAGGAGGTCAAGGGGTCAGTGGTCTTACCAGTGACCATCACCCGCGCAGCGCCGCCGCGGTCCGCTCGTCGGCAGGCAGGAACGCCTCCACACTCAGTTCGGCCGCGGTGAGATCCAGGGCCGTGCCGAACGTCGTCACGGTGCTCAGGAACCTCAGCACCTCACCCCGCGCGGTGAGCAACTCCAGCGGCACTGCGACACCACCGAGATCGTGCGTCGACTCGAACCCGCCCGGGTAGGACTCGACTTCGGCCAGCAGGGCGGCGAGCGCTCCGGAACCGCTCACCGCCACCTCGCGACGCAGCCGACTGATCAGATGGTGACGCCACTCGGCGAGGTTGCGGATCCGCGGTGCCATGCCCTGCGGGTGCAGCGTGATGCGCAGTGCGTTGGGACGCTCCAGCAGATGAGGGGCCACCCCGTCGAGCATGACGGCGGCGCCCGCGTTGGCGCGCAACAGGTTCCACTCCCGGTCCACGGCCACGCAGGGATAGGGGTGGTACGCGTCGAGCACGCGGGTGAGGCCGTCGCGCACCGCGGCCATCTCGGGGTCGTCCAGGGACCGTTCGGAGTACACCGGCGCCAGGCCGGCCGCGAGCAGCAGTCGGTTCTGTTCGCGGGGCGGCACCTCGAGCGCTTCGGCCAGCCGCAGCACCATGGTCCGGCTGGGTTGTGCGCGGCCGGTCTCGATGAAGCTCACATGACGTGGTGACACGTCGGCCTCGATCGCGAGATCGAGTTGGCTGATCCGGCGGCGCTGCCGCCATTCACGCACCAGCGTGCCGATCGAGGTGCCCGAGACGGTGGTGGTCACTCCTCGAGTCTCACCGATCACCGCGCCGTCGGCCACTACCTCGCAGGTAATTGCACCGATTACCCCCGACGCGCGACGGTTGTGTTGTCCACGACAGGAGGTCGAGATGCCCACATCGAAACCGTCGGCTCGTCCGGCACCGGCCACCGGACCCGGTGGTGCCGGCGCCCCGATCCCGCGTTGGCTCCGATACGTGCTGATGGCGGACCGCACCGGGTCGGCCTGGTACGTGGGTACCGGATTCTTCTTCGCACCGATTCTGGCGATGGTGTCCCCGTGGCCCGTGGTCACCACGGTGGTGTGGGTCGCGATCGCGCTCGCCGGGCTGTGGCTGGGGCTTCTCGGTATCGCGATGGCCACCGGCCTGGCGATGGTCCTGCGGTCGAACACCGAGATCGGCGAGGACTACTGGCGCTCGATCATCGATTTGCCGAGGCCGGCAGAAACCGGCGACGCCGCACGCCCTTTCGCGGACTCGCCACGGTAGTCGACCTGCCAGTGCTTGATGCCGTTGAGCCAGCCCGAACGCAACCGCACCGGATCCGCCAACGGGGTCAGGTCGGGCATCTCGTCGGCGATCGCGTTGAACATCAAGTCGATCGTCATCCGGGCCAGGTTGGCGCCGATGCAGTAGTGCGCACCGGTCCCGCCGAAGCCCACGTGCGGGTTCGGGTCCCGCAGGATGTCGAACCGGTACGGATCGGTGAAGACTTCCTCGTCGAAGTTGGCCGAGCGGTAGAACATCACCACCCGCTGCCCCTTGGTGATCCGCACACCGCCCACCTCGGTGTCCTGCAGCGCGGTGCGCTGGAACGAGGTCACCGGCGTCGCCCAGCGCACGATCTCGTCGGCCGCGGTGACCGGGCGCTCCCGCTTGAACAGCTCCCATTGGTCGGGGTGCTCGGTGAACGCCATCATGCCCTGAGTGATCGAGTTGCGCGTCGTCTCGTTGCCCGCGACCGCGAGCAGGACGACGAAGAATCCGAACTCGTCGTCGGAGAGTTTGTGGCCCTCGACGTCGGCCTGCACCAGCTTGGTCACCAGATCGTCGCCAGGGGCCTCGGCGCGCTCGGCCGCCAACTGCATGCCGTAGGTGATCAACTCGACCGCGGCGCTGCCGCCGTCGTTCGCGGCGAACTCCGGATCCTGGTTGCCCACCATCTGATTCGACCAGTCGAACAGCTTCCTGCGGTCCTGCTGCGGGACGCCC
This region of Mycolicibacterium goodii genomic DNA includes:
- a CDS encoding acyl-CoA thioesterase gives rise to the protein MSGFNFPIVPRYGEVDQQGVVFNAHYLTWFDEACTGLLDHLDVTYPGLIASGLDIQVVHSEIDFAAPVRWRDKVRVAVTCERIGTTSFTLGFTVFSSNDTTPERVAVRGSNVYVVVSGTDWTKRPVPDRLRAALGAVTDQQAERIH
- a CDS encoding threonine/serine dehydratase yields the protein MDLVTIDDISDAARRIASDIVRTPLLAAGWGDPRRPLWLKAENLQPIGAFKIRGAFNALGRLDPDTRARGVVAYSSGNHAQAVAYAAAAYGVAAHIVMPEETPAVKVEATRGHGAHVVLCGPGERERTAAELVEQTGAVLIPPFDHPDIIAGQGTIGIEIAEDLHDLAAVLIPVSGGGLASGIGTAIRALRPDARIYAVEPELAADTAESLARGSIVEWPVAKRNRTIADGLRSTPSELTFAHLRRVVDDVITVSEDEIRSAVRELALRAHLVAEPSGAVALAGYHKAALPDGPAVAIVSGGNIEPSQLAGILAG
- a CDS encoding Pr6Pr family membrane protein encodes the protein MNLRTCLRIGIVAAVLAAVVLVEFSTRSGVLWRLITFTYQANLLAAAFYLWTVASPRADARAGLRGGVVLYVVMAGAIWNLFLAQVSMGYTPANVLLHVVVPVLAVAEWLMARDVQGVIRWWQPLTWLLYPAAYVGLALLVLSGAGLRVPYWFLDPAAVGPWVVMTNIGLLGAVFAGCGYALMALARALAPRCADIG
- a CDS encoding L,D-transpeptidase — translated: MLNSLPRRSGSPRGSVWKLFAAIGIAVAAATVPVNVASAAVRTPVEVAQIEPAAGAVVGVAHPVTVRFAEPVTDRRGAERSLRISSTDMSSGRFSWPDASVMEWTPDEFWPAHSTISLSVGGVKTSFNTGAEVLGVADIGDHTFTVSVDGEVMREMPASMGKPKFPTPQGTFTALAKEPVVVMDSRTIGIPLSDPEGYKLTVNDAVRVTWGGVYVHSAPWSVGSQGYANVSHGCINLSPDNAAWYYDMVSVGDPIIVQA
- a CDS encoding sterol desaturase family protein — protein: MTRREFTLADAAREFVRHPSPWMIGTTLAGAATARMIVGDWRSTDALVPLVMVGVFPLVEWIIHVAILHWRPRRFGPVVVDTRLARDHRRHHGAPRDIPLIFIPWPTLLWLLPVATAVALVAFPRPGLGLTFLTLLTALGLGYEWCHYLIHSDYKPRSGVYRAVWRNHRRHHFKNEHYWFTVTSSGTADRILGTYPDPATVPTSPTARTLHVTPAR
- a CDS encoding FadR/GntR family transcriptional regulator, whose amino-acid sequence is MALQPVNRRSVPEDVFEQIVSEVLTGEMRPGEPLPSERRLAEVLGVSRPAVREAIKRLTAAGLVEVRQGDATTVRDFRRHAGMDLLPRLLFRAGELDTSVVRSILETRLHNGPKVAELAAVRRQPDLVGQLTDLVDRLQAQSDPIERQRHAMTFWDHVVDGADSIAFRLMFNTLRETYEPVLPALATVMAEEVAHPDAYRAITRAISDGDPDGARRAAQDLLEPATHALLSALDALDALEDKR
- a CDS encoding helix-turn-helix domain-containing protein produces the protein MTTTVSGTSIGTLVREWRQRRRISQLDLAIEADVSPRHVSFIETGRAQPSRTMVLRLAEALEVPPREQNRLLLAAGLAPVYSERSLDDPEMAAVRDGLTRVLDAYHPYPCVAVDREWNLLRANAGAAVMLDGVAPHLLERPNALRITLHPQGMAPRIRNLAEWRHHLISRLRREVAVSGSGALAALLAEVESYPGGFESTHDLGGVAVPLELLTARGEVLRFLSTVTTFGTALDLTAAELSVEAFLPADERTAAALRG
- a CDS encoding cytochrome P450, with product MSDSALHLPAGFDFTDPDIYAERLPVDELAELRRVAPIWWNPQPVGAGGFDDGGFWVVTKHRDVKEISLRSDVFSSQEKTALPRYPEGTVQDQINQGRFVLLNMDAPHHTHLRKIVSRAFTPRAVERLHDDLAERARTIVRTAAAEGTGDFVEQVACELPLQAIAGLMGVPQQDRRKLFDWSNQMVGNQDPEFAANDGGSAAVELITYGMQLAAERAEAPGDDLVTKLVQADVEGHKLSDDEFGFFVVLLAVAGNETTRNSITQGMMAFTEHPDQWELFKRERPVTAADEIVRWATPVTSFQRTALQDTEVGGVRITKGQRVVMFYRSANFDEEVFTDPYRFDILRDPNPHVGFGGTGAHYCIGANLARMTIDLMFNAIADEMPDLTPLADPVRLRSGWLNGIKHWQVDYRGESAKGRAASPVSAGLGKSMIERQ